The genomic interval ATTAACGGATGGTTCCTCTGAACTTCCAGAGGCAGTGAAGATCGACTTGCTAATGTGTCAGGCGGCAATACTGTTGATGGAACGCTCCGGAATCACTTCCATGGCCTTTCATCGGGAGGCTTCGATTTTGGGGTGGCGAGCAGCTTTGGGTATGCCGCTGGTCACCATTCCCGTTGACGGAATCAGTCAAGCTGAAATCTCCGAATCGACGCTTGAGTTTCTAAACGACTCTGTTCCCAGTTTCTGCAAATCAAAGAGGCAACCGAAGTCTTGGGACAAAATTGTTGTCAACACGAAAACAAAACTCGTGCAGCATTTGGCAGACAGAGCATTTCGTGTTGCATCGGATCCGGCGACAAAATGGGCGAATGATGTCAAGGAAATTCTCAGCATGGTCGGCGACTCGTTCCTCCCAGTTCTAGCAGAACAGCTTAAGATACCCAAGAGTTGCTGGACTGAGACCTCGGACAAAAGGCGTCTCCTGGCAGCGTCTCTAATCGATACTGATCTTATTTCCGCTTATGATTTTCTGCGAGAAGTGTCCGCACATTTTGCGGAACAGCCCGTGGGGCCCAATGGATCCAGGCATCTTGTGAAGCGTGTCATACCGTTGTGGGTAGACCTCGACGCGGGACGCGAAATTTTGAGAAGCTCGATGCTTCCCAAAGGAAGTCGCATGTGTGGAGTACGGCTTTCTCAGCTGGAGTGGGCTGCCCACGCGACGATGCGTGCTTCTGCCGGCGCGGTCCGTTATCCGAACGTGGAACTCGAAGCGGTGGCGGGAGAGAATGCTGTTGATGAGTTGATAGAGAGGCACGATGCTGTTTTACGTGAGTTTCTCGACTACGAAGTGGATGATTCACCAGAGTTCGTCGAAAGACAGCTACAACAGGATCATGCTACCGTGTTTGCGGTGCTTGATTCTCGTTCATTGCGGAATGACCAACTCAAACGATTGATTTCTACTCTGCAATCACGGTTTCCGGGCATCACGTTCGTGCTTGTATCTGATCAAGAAAATAACGCGTGGAAATTTCGACCGTCCATGAAAATCGCTATCGGACACATGGAGAAAGATCAAGAGAGTGTCGTGCGACACTACATCAAGAAGTGCAAAAGACTTGCTAACGAGGAGAGATAACGCAATGAAGGACGGTGAAGTACTGAGCCGACTCTTGGAGTTGGTCGACGATATGAAGGATGGGGAGCCATCGGAGGGAGTGCGAATTGGCGACAGCCGCGATGGCAATTTCTATCGACACGATGTTCGCACGCGTTTAGCGTTGAAAGTGGCGATTGTCACGGGTAGGCCATTGCTGATGGTCGGCCCGCCAGGGTGTGGTAAATCAAGCTTAGCACCTTATGTCGCGAGAA from Stieleria varia carries:
- a CDS encoding toll/interleukin-1 receptor domain-containing protein, which gives rise to MVNTHLAATVSGEKRTRDSIFISYRASDASALAGLLWKTLVDRFGINCVFLAPAEIEPGQAFADRLMAELDRAAVIIAVIGKDWLSAKDEFHRRRLDDPDDWVRKEIVYGLENNDVVVIPFLAPGATFLSGDAAAKAYPPDMQSLATLHAHSAGNDHEIGDRFTEIVSSSLPAIDAVSKPRLGLSQGSELVVVAHCKSSSLASIADSETSDSQQHSRKLELIRQLGDCLPGQIVVHELTDGSSELPEAVKIDLLMCQAAILLMERSGITSMAFHREASILGWRAALGMPLVTIPVDGISQAEISESTLEFLNDSVPSFCKSKRQPKSWDKIVVNTKTKLVQHLADRAFRVASDPATKWANDVKEILSMVGDSFLPVLAEQLKIPKSCWTETSDKRRLLAASLIDTDLISAYDFLREVSAHFAEQPVGPNGSRHLVKRVIPLWVDLDAGREILRSSMLPKGSRMCGVRLSQLEWAAHATMRASAGAVRYPNVELEAVAGENAVDELIERHDAVLREFLDYEVDDSPEFVERQLQQDHATVFAVLDSRSLRNDQLKRLISTLQSRFPGITFVLVSDQENNAWKFRPSMKIAIGHMEKDQESVVRHYIKKCKRLANEER